Within Caulobacter segnis, the genomic segment CCACTGGGCCAGCAGGCTGGCCACCGCGCCCGCCGCCATGGCCAGGGTGATGAAGCCCTGGGCCTTGACCGGCGGCAGGCCCAGCTTGTCGATGATCAGGAAGCCCAGGGTCTGGGTCTGGGCCGTCTGGCACGCGGCCACCAGAAAGCCGAAGATCAGGAAGGGCTTGAGGCGCGGGTCCTTCCACAGGGCCGCGCCTTCGCCGCGCCAGGGCAGGCCGACCCGGCGACGACGCGGCGGGGTCTCGCCGCGTCCGGGCTTGAAGGTCTCGGGCAGGCCGCGATGGACGACGACCAGCATCACCGCCGCCATGGCCGCGAAGGCGAACATCGGCCCGGCCAAACCCACGATGGGGAGCACGAACAGCGGCGCCAGCAGCGGCCCGACCACCGTGCCCAGGCCGAAGGCGCCGGCCAGGGTTGCCATGGTCTGGGTGCGCTCGTCGCGGCTGGTGCGCTCGGCCATATAGGCCTGAGTGGCCGGATTGGCCGCCGAGCCGAAGCCGCCGAACAAGGCGCGCGCCATCAGGAACAGCCCGAAGATCACCATTGGCGGCGCCAGATGATGCAGCCCGGCCGAGACCACCAGCCCGCACAGCGTCATCGACACGCAGAAGCCGGAAAGGCCCAGCATGATCAAGGGCTTGCGTCCGCGCAGATCCGACTGCCGCGCCCACAACGGCGAGGTCACCGCCCACAGCACGGCCGAGAGGGAGAAGATGCCCGCGACCAGGGCGTCGGGGATGCCGATCTGGCGGCCGATGGCGGGGAGGACCGACAACATGCCGTTGTTCCCCATCGCCGTCGCGACCGACACGGCGAAGAGGATGGCGAACGGGCCGCGGTTATCCCGGGCTTCCTTGGACTCCCCAGTCATCAAACAACTGTTAGAGCCTGTAGGCGCCGCGCGCAATGTGCCGCAGGTCACAGCGCAAGACCCCGGTTTCACGGGAACCTTGGATTAATGATTAAAACGGATGATGCCCCGTCATTCTCGGGGTCGGCCTAACCACATGTTCCAGATCATCGGCATCGTGATGCTCTTCGCCATGGTGTTCGGCAGCTACCTGATGGGTGGCGGCAAGCTGGACGTCATCATCGAAGCCGCCCCGCACGAACTGATGGCCATCCTCGGCGCGGCCGTGGCCGCCTTCCTGATCTCCAACTCGATGGTCGTGATCAAGGGCACGGCCGCCGGCATGGGCAAGATCTTCAAGGGCCCCAAGTGGAAGCCGGCCGACTATCGCGACCTGCTGTCCCTGCTGTTCCTGCTGACCAAGACGATGAAGTCCAAGGGCGTCATCGCCCTGGAAAGCCACATCGAGAAGCCGCACGAGAGCACGATCTTCGCCCGCTATCCGAAGGTCACCCACGACCACTTCGCCGTCGACTTCATCTGCGACACCCTGCGGATGATGACCATGAACCTGGAGGACCCCCACCAGGTCGAGGACGCGATGGAAAAGCAGCTCGAGAAGCACCACCACGAGGCGCTCGAGCCGGCCCACGCCCTGCAGAGCATGGCCGACGCCCTGCCCGCCCTGGGCATCGTCGCGGCCGTGCTGGGCGTCATCAAGACCATGGGCTCGATCACCGAACCGCCGGCCGTCCTGGGCGGCATGATCGGCGGCGCCCTGGTCGGCACCTTCCTGGGCGTGTTCATCGCCTATGGCATCGTCGGCCCGATGGCCACGCGCCTGCAGGCCGTCGTCAACGAGGACGGCGCCTTCTACAAGATCATCCAGTCGGTGCTGGTGGCCCACCTGCACGGC encodes:
- the motA gene encoding flagellar motor stator protein MotA, whose protein sequence is MFQIIGIVMLFAMVFGSYLMGGGKLDVIIEAAPHELMAILGAAVAAFLISNSMVVIKGTAAGMGKIFKGPKWKPADYRDLLSLLFLLTKTMKSKGVIALESHIEKPHESTIFARYPKVTHDHFAVDFICDTLRMMTMNLEDPHQVEDAMEKQLEKHHHEALEPAHALQSMADALPALGIVAAVLGVIKTMGSITEPPAVLGGMIGGALVGTFLGVFIAYGIVGPMATRLQAVVNEDGAFYKIIQSVLVAHLHGNAAQISVEIGRGNVPSPAQPSFAELEEALAQIPPE
- a CDS encoding MFS transporter codes for the protein MTGESKEARDNRGPFAILFAVSVATAMGNNGMLSVLPAIGRQIGIPDALVAGIFSLSAVLWAVTSPLWARQSDLRGRKPLIMLGLSGFCVSMTLCGLVVSAGLHHLAPPMVIFGLFLMARALFGGFGSAANPATQAYMAERTSRDERTQTMATLAGAFGLGTVVGPLLAPLFVLPIVGLAGPMFAFAAMAAVMLVVVHRGLPETFKPGRGETPPRRRRVGLPWRGEGAALWKDPRLKPFLIFGFLVAACQTAQTQTLGFLIIDKLGLPPVKAQGFITLAMAAGAVASLLAQWGLIRMFRMGPRDLMRWGVGCAAVGNIVVAFAPDYAGVAIGYAIASLGYGFARPGFTAGASLSVDAKDQAGAAGAIAAINGLNVVVAPLFVLLYEQVGWGPFVLNAMILAAMLAYALRQAVLRAVTQGGAREEATIAGLERSDEGGV